Proteins encoded by one window of Nocardioides euryhalodurans:
- a CDS encoding DUF4032 domain-containing protein, with product MALRIVASRPDPAIIRLPWSTPLEEWTDDYVVPLPRGLSRHVVRIVRLGDRVYAVKETVEEIAFREYRLLRDLQRMGLPAVVPQGVVTGRVDEQGEELPAALMTEHLRFSLPYRSLFCHGLSAESLPSLVDALVVLLVRLHLAEFYWGDVSLSNVLFRRSAGGFSAYLVDAETGELRSNLSGTMREYDITVGCENVYAELLDLQASGQLDEHVDAFDIVEMVGSRYHALWDELTGEEEFPAGEMWRIEQRIERLNDLGFDVDELDIVTDFDGDRVQIQPRVVELGHHSRELQGLTGMYAEEAQARRMLNDIAAYAVAHDLGREDRALVANRWLTEVYEPIMAMVPPSARGKLEPAEIFHEILVHRWYLSERAGREVGILEAASDYIANELTKKPEEAVASPAAGEAELLGSAE from the coding sequence ATGGCCCTCCGCATCGTGGCCAGCCGCCCCGACCCGGCGATCATCCGACTGCCCTGGTCGACGCCGCTGGAGGAGTGGACCGACGACTACGTCGTGCCGCTGCCCCGTGGCCTGTCACGCCACGTGGTGCGGATCGTGCGCCTCGGCGACCGGGTGTACGCCGTCAAGGAGACGGTCGAGGAGATCGCGTTCCGCGAGTACCGGCTGCTGCGCGACCTGCAGCGGATGGGACTGCCCGCCGTGGTCCCGCAGGGGGTCGTGACCGGCCGCGTCGACGAGCAGGGCGAGGAGCTGCCCGCGGCGCTCATGACCGAGCACCTGCGCTTCTCGCTCCCCTACCGGAGCCTCTTCTGCCACGGCCTCTCGGCGGAGAGCCTGCCGTCCCTGGTCGACGCCCTCGTCGTGCTGCTCGTCCGCCTGCACCTCGCGGAGTTCTACTGGGGCGACGTGTCGCTCTCCAACGTGCTCTTCCGCCGCAGCGCGGGCGGCTTCTCCGCCTACCTCGTCGACGCCGAGACCGGCGAGCTGCGGTCCAACCTGTCGGGCACGATGCGCGAGTACGACATCACCGTCGGCTGTGAGAACGTCTACGCCGAGCTGCTCGACCTGCAGGCCAGTGGCCAGCTCGACGAGCACGTCGACGCCTTCGACATCGTCGAGATGGTCGGCTCCCGCTACCACGCGCTGTGGGACGAGCTGACCGGCGAGGAGGAGTTCCCGGCCGGGGAGATGTGGCGGATCGAGCAGCGGATCGAGCGGCTCAACGATCTCGGCTTCGACGTCGACGAGCTCGACATCGTCACCGACTTCGACGGCGACCGGGTCCAGATCCAGCCCCGGGTGGTCGAGCTCGGCCACCACAGCCGCGAGCTGCAGGGCCTGACCGGCATGTACGCCGAGGAGGCCCAGGCCCGGCGGATGCTCAACGACATCGCGGCGTACGCCGTCGCGCACGACCTCGGCCGCGAGGACCGGGCGCTGGTGGCGAACCGGTGGCTCACCGAGGTCTACGAGCCGATCATGGCGATGGTGCCCCCGAGCGCCCGCGGCAAGCTCGAGCCGGCCGAGATCTTCCACGAGATCCTCGTGCACCGGTGGTACCTCTCCGAGCGAGCCGGCCGCGAGGTCGGGATCCTCGAGGCAGCGTCCGACTACATCGCCAACGAGCTCACCAAGAAGCCCGAGGAGGCGGTGGCCAGTCCGGCGGCCGGGGAGGCCGAGCTGCTCGGCTCAGCGGAGTAG
- the cysS gene encoding cysteine--tRNA ligase, whose translation MTLRLHDTATREVRDFVPLEEGKAGIYVCGLTVQSEPHVGHVRSAVNFDVLRRWLTHQGYDVTFIRNVTDIDDKILSKAAEQGRPWFNLAYDMHRELDRALASINVLPPTYEPGATGHVPEILELIDRLVAKGHAYAAEDGSGDVYFDVRSWPAYGELTRQKLDDMEPATDADPRGKRDPRDFALWKGWKKDSEPETAAWPSSHGPGRPGWHIECSAMARKYLGAAFDIHGGGVDLRFPHHENEQAQSRAAGDPFASYWLHNAWITTSGEKMSKSLGNSLLVPKVLEQVRGIELRFYMVSAHYRSMVEFSFDALHEAATSFRRIESFLDRAKPLVDDGWYATRIPQAFADAMDDDLGTPAAIAVLHDTVREGNRLLPDGPSEALSSRFVEVAQMLDVLGLSRSDFTDSRVDDRLTGVVDALVQGLLEERAQARADKDWARADAIRDRIKSAGIEIEDTPDGPKWSV comes from the coding sequence GTGACTCTCAGGCTCCACGACACCGCGACCCGCGAGGTCCGCGACTTCGTCCCCCTCGAGGAGGGGAAGGCGGGCATCTACGTGTGCGGCCTGACGGTCCAGTCCGAGCCCCACGTCGGCCACGTGCGGTCGGCGGTCAACTTCGACGTGCTGCGCCGGTGGCTCACCCACCAGGGCTACGACGTCACGTTCATCCGGAACGTCACCGACATCGACGACAAGATCCTGAGCAAGGCCGCCGAGCAGGGCAGGCCATGGTTCAACCTCGCCTACGACATGCACCGCGAGCTCGACCGGGCGCTGGCCTCGATCAACGTGCTGCCCCCGACCTACGAGCCGGGCGCGACCGGGCACGTCCCCGAGATCCTGGAGCTGATCGACCGGCTGGTCGCCAAGGGCCACGCCTACGCCGCCGAGGACGGGTCCGGCGACGTCTACTTCGACGTCCGGTCCTGGCCGGCGTACGGGGAGCTCACGCGGCAGAAGCTCGACGACATGGAACCGGCCACCGATGCCGACCCGCGTGGCAAGCGCGACCCGCGCGACTTCGCCCTCTGGAAGGGGTGGAAGAAGGACAGCGAGCCGGAGACCGCGGCCTGGCCCTCGTCCCACGGCCCGGGGCGGCCGGGCTGGCACATCGAGTGCTCCGCGATGGCGCGGAAGTACCTCGGAGCGGCCTTCGACATCCACGGCGGCGGCGTCGACCTGCGCTTCCCGCACCACGAGAACGAGCAGGCGCAGTCGCGCGCGGCGGGTGACCCGTTCGCGTCGTACTGGCTCCACAACGCCTGGATCACCACCTCCGGCGAGAAGATGAGCAAGTCGCTCGGCAACTCGCTGCTGGTGCCCAAGGTGCTCGAGCAGGTGCGGGGCATCGAGCTGCGCTTCTACATGGTGAGCGCCCACTACCGCTCGATGGTCGAGTTCTCCTTCGACGCGCTGCACGAGGCAGCGACGTCGTTCCGCCGGATCGAGTCCTTCCTGGATCGCGCCAAGCCCCTGGTCGACGACGGCTGGTACGCCACCCGGATCCCGCAGGCGTTCGCCGACGCCATGGACGACGACCTGGGGACCCCGGCTGCGATCGCGGTGCTGCACGACACGGTGCGGGAGGGCAACCGCCTGCTTCCCGACGGACCGTCCGAGGCGCTGTCGAGCCGCTTCGTGGAGGTCGCCCAGATGCTCGACGTCCTCGGCCTCAGCAGGTCGGACTTCACCGACAGCCGGGTTGATGACCGGTTGACCGGTGTCGTGGACGCCCTCGTCCAGGGCCTGCTCGAGGAGCGCGCGCAGGCGCGCGCCGACAAGGACTGGGCACGCGCCGACGCGATCCGGGACCGGATCAAGAGCGCCGGCATCGAGATCGAGGACACCCCCGACGGCCCGAAGTGGAGCGTGTGA
- a CDS encoding acyl-CoA dehydrogenase family protein, with protein sequence MSTDVERLLPTEEAEALLALTRDIATKELAPQVAEAEERAEFPEAAYRLLGKSGLLSLPFAEEHGGGGQPYEVYLQVVEEIATAWPSVAVGTSVHSLTATVVAANAASEQQAEWLPRMLGGDWLGAYCLSEPQAGSDVSGIRTKAARDGEEYVVHGTKQWISNGSCADYYILFARTGDDPRRGLSAFVVTDGTEGMSFGAPEKKMGLACDVTTQVIFEGARIPVAQRIGEEGDGMRVALSALDAGRLGIAAVATGIAQAALAHAVAYARERVQFGQAIGDFQGMQFLLAEMGAEVERARATYLHAARLKDSGKSFSRQASIAKLTATDTAMRVTTDAVQVLGGNGYTRDYPVERLFRDAKVTQIFEGTNQIQRMVVGRDLLR encoded by the coding sequence GTGAGCACGGACGTGGAGCGGCTGCTGCCGACCGAGGAGGCGGAGGCGCTGCTGGCGCTCACCCGCGACATCGCCACCAAGGAGCTCGCACCGCAGGTCGCCGAGGCCGAGGAGCGGGCGGAGTTCCCGGAGGCCGCCTACCGGCTGCTCGGCAAGTCCGGGCTGCTGAGCCTGCCCTTTGCGGAGGAGCACGGTGGGGGCGGACAGCCGTACGAGGTCTACCTCCAGGTCGTCGAGGAGATCGCGACCGCGTGGCCCAGCGTGGCCGTCGGCACCAGCGTCCACAGCCTGACCGCCACCGTCGTGGCCGCGAACGCAGCCTCCGAGCAGCAGGCCGAGTGGTTGCCGCGGATGCTCGGCGGCGACTGGCTCGGCGCCTACTGCCTCTCCGAGCCGCAGGCCGGCTCCGACGTCAGCGGGATCCGTACGAAGGCGGCCCGCGACGGTGAGGAGTACGTCGTCCACGGCACCAAGCAGTGGATCAGCAACGGCTCCTGCGCCGACTACTACATCCTCTTCGCGCGGACCGGCGACGACCCGCGCCGTGGGCTCTCCGCGTTCGTGGTCACCGACGGCACCGAGGGCATGTCCTTCGGGGCGCCGGAGAAGAAGATGGGCCTGGCCTGCGACGTCACCACCCAGGTGATCTTCGAGGGCGCGCGGATCCCCGTCGCCCAGCGGATCGGCGAGGAGGGCGACGGCATGCGCGTGGCGCTCTCCGCGCTCGACGCCGGCCGCCTCGGCATCGCGGCCGTCGCCACCGGCATCGCCCAGGCCGCGCTGGCCCACGCCGTCGCGTACGCCCGCGAGCGCGTGCAGTTCGGGCAGGCGATCGGCGACTTCCAGGGGATGCAGTTCCTGCTGGCGGAGATGGGGGCGGAGGTCGAGCGGGCCCGCGCCACCTACCTCCACGCCGCGCGGCTCAAGGACTCCGGCAAGTCGTTCTCCCGGCAGGCGAGCATCGCCAAGCTGACGGCGACCGACACCGCGATGCGGGTGACGACCGACGCCGTGCAGGTGCTCGGCGGGAACGGCTACACGCGCGACTACCCCGTGGAGCGGCTCTTCCGCGACGCCAAGGTCACCCAGATCTTCGAGGGCACCAACCAGATCCAGCGGATGGTCGTCGGGCGCGACCTACTCCGCTGA
- a CDS encoding metallophosphoesterase produces MTARLLRGFGLAGVWFVVAVSSGLAIFTSSSRDIVLASHDSVVRPTLDGWVVLHTGPVFPDLRLDSGSPIGIDVELGKTTAESPGELVDRYAFIAGQPEGSVAKARDAVADMAYDAAVRGTLIGLVPVVVWLLVGPARRQELWRGARSRRGIAVGVALVVAGVLVWEPWQPDEPSVDEERTWVSLAEFLDGEVTVPESVSGVEVRSDSTVVESRRLVLSAISTYERSKEFYDEAAVAAGDLPLREPEEGETVVVLVSDRHDNIGMDRVARAIGDRAGATAVFDAGDDTSTGKSWEAFSLDSVSEAFEGYDRYGVAGNHDNGTFVRDYLADRGWEMLDGSVVEGPGGAPLIGADDPRASGLGNWRDETDLGFDEVATRLSDEICAAEERVSTALVHDTDLAQPALERGCVDLVVGGHVHVRIGPDRVEGPEGQVGYSFTTGTTGGAAYAIAIGSKPRRDATVSLITYAEGRPVGIQPVVLQTNGQFVVSSFVPLSYEPAAEAR; encoded by the coding sequence ATGACCGCCCGGCTCCTGCGAGGCTTCGGCCTGGCCGGGGTCTGGTTCGTGGTGGCCGTGTCGAGCGGGCTCGCCATCTTCACCAGCTCCAGCCGCGACATCGTGCTGGCCAGCCACGACTCGGTCGTGCGGCCGACGCTCGACGGCTGGGTCGTGCTCCACACCGGCCCGGTCTTCCCCGACCTCCGGCTCGACTCGGGCAGCCCGATCGGGATCGACGTCGAGCTGGGCAAGACGACGGCGGAGTCCCCGGGCGAGCTGGTCGACCGGTACGCCTTCATCGCCGGCCAGCCCGAGGGCTCGGTGGCCAAGGCCCGCGACGCCGTCGCCGACATGGCCTACGACGCGGCGGTTCGCGGCACCCTGATCGGGCTCGTCCCGGTGGTGGTCTGGCTGCTGGTGGGACCCGCGCGTCGTCAGGAGCTGTGGCGAGGCGCGCGCAGCCGTCGAGGCATCGCCGTCGGGGTCGCCCTGGTCGTGGCCGGGGTGCTCGTCTGGGAGCCCTGGCAGCCCGACGAGCCGAGCGTCGACGAGGAGCGGACGTGGGTCTCGCTGGCCGAGTTCCTCGACGGCGAGGTCACGGTGCCGGAGTCGGTCAGCGGGGTCGAGGTCCGCTCGGACTCGACCGTGGTCGAGTCGCGTCGGCTCGTGCTGAGCGCGATCTCGACGTACGAGCGGAGCAAGGAGTTCTACGACGAGGCCGCCGTCGCGGCCGGTGACCTCCCGCTGCGCGAGCCCGAGGAGGGCGAGACCGTGGTGGTCCTGGTCTCCGACCGGCACGACAACATCGGCATGGACCGGGTCGCGCGGGCGATCGGCGACCGCGCCGGCGCCACCGCGGTCTTCGACGCCGGCGACGACACCTCCACCGGCAAGAGCTGGGAGGCCTTCAGCCTCGACTCGGTGAGCGAGGCGTTCGAGGGCTACGACCGCTACGGCGTCGCCGGCAACCACGACAACGGCACCTTCGTGCGCGACTACCTCGCCGACCGCGGGTGGGAGATGCTCGACGGGTCGGTGGTGGAGGGGCCGGGCGGGGCGCCGCTGATCGGCGCCGACGACCCGCGCGCCAGCGGGCTCGGCAACTGGCGGGACGAGACGGACCTGGGGTTCGACGAGGTGGCCACGCGGCTCAGCGACGAGATCTGCGCCGCCGAGGAGCGGGTCTCGACCGCCCTCGTGCACGACACCGACCTCGCCCAGCCCGCCCTCGAGCGCGGCTGCGTCGACCTGGTCGTCGGCGGGCACGTGCACGTGCGGATCGGCCCCGACCGGGTCGAGGGGCCGGAGGGCCAGGTGGGCTACTCCTTCACCACCGGCACGACCGGCGGGGCGGCGTACGCCATCGCGATCGGCTCGAAGCCGCGACGCGACGCCACCGTCTCGCTCATCACCTACGCCGAGGGGCGCCCGGTCGGCATCCAGCCGGTCGTGCTCCAGACCAACGGCCAGTTCGTCGTCAGCAGCTTCGTGCCGCTGTCCTACGAGCCGGCGGCCGAGGCTCGATAG
- a CDS encoding DUF305 domain-containing protein: MTTYHRTAALLAAATLALAGCSDDDDPDAAGGTVPESAPYNDADVDFATEMIPHHAQALIMVDMAATRDVSPEFGSLLEQIRAAQAPEIEQMSDWLVEWGEPVPDNARDHGGMGDGSGEDMPGMMDPDDVDDLGSMMGSGFEDRWLTMMIEHHEGAIEMSEEELADGEFDEATDLAGSIVESQTAEIEQMEQMLAG, encoded by the coding sequence ATGACCACGTACCACCGCACCGCCGCGCTGCTCGCTGCCGCGACGCTGGCGCTGGCCGGCTGCAGCGACGACGACGACCCCGACGCCGCTGGCGGCACCGTCCCGGAGTCAGCGCCCTACAACGACGCCGACGTCGACTTCGCGACCGAGATGATCCCCCACCACGCCCAGGCGCTGATCATGGTCGACATGGCAGCGACCCGGGACGTGTCGCCCGAGTTCGGCAGCCTGCTCGAGCAGATCCGCGCTGCCCAGGCCCCCGAGATCGAGCAGATGAGCGACTGGCTCGTCGAGTGGGGCGAGCCGGTCCCCGACAACGCCCGCGACCACGGCGGGATGGGCGACGGGTCCGGGGAGGACATGCCCGGCATGATGGACCCCGACGACGTCGACGACCTGGGCTCGATGATGGGGTCGGGCTTCGAGGACCGCTGGCTCACGATGATGATCGAGCACCACGAGGGGGCGATCGAGATGTCCGAGGAGGAGCTCGCCGACGGCGAGTTCGACGAGGCCACCGACCTGGCCGGGAGCATCGTCGAGTCCCAGACCGCCGAGATCGAGCAGATGGAGCAGATGCTCGCGGGCTGA
- the rlmB gene encoding 23S rRNA (guanosine(2251)-2'-O)-methyltransferase RlmB: MAGNSQRKGSIRKSSKKPTAGSGGRVKRGLEGKGPTPKAKDRPNHKAYKAARQAERSQARPRRKTGGDAEWVAGRNSVVEALRAGIPVSGVYVAEGAERDGRLREAFRLASDQGTSLLEVSRNELDRLTDGAVHQGLAARIPAYEYAHPDDLLVRAQEIGEPPLIVVLDSVTDPRNLGAVVRSAAGFGAHGVVVAERRAAGMTASAWKTSAGAAARLPVAQTVNIVRQLKAYQEAGCMVIGLAADGDVQLPELDLADGPLVVVVGAEGGGLSRLVAETCDQLVSIPMANSLESLNAGVAASVTLYAIARARA, translated from the coding sequence ATGGCAGGGAACAGCCAGCGGAAGGGCTCGATCCGCAAGAGCTCCAAGAAGCCGACCGCCGGGTCCGGCGGCCGGGTCAAGCGCGGCCTGGAGGGCAAGGGGCCGACGCCGAAGGCCAAGGACCGCCCCAACCACAAGGCCTACAAGGCCGCCCGGCAGGCCGAGCGGTCGCAGGCCCGTCCGCGTCGCAAGACCGGCGGTGACGCCGAGTGGGTGGCAGGTCGCAACTCGGTCGTCGAGGCGCTGCGCGCCGGGATCCCGGTCAGTGGCGTCTACGTCGCCGAGGGCGCCGAGCGCGACGGCCGGCTCCGGGAGGCGTTCCGGCTGGCGTCGGACCAGGGAACCAGCCTGCTCGAGGTCAGCCGCAACGAGCTCGACCGGCTCACCGACGGTGCGGTCCACCAGGGCCTCGCCGCGCGGATCCCGGCCTACGAGTACGCCCACCCCGACGACCTGCTCGTCCGCGCGCAGGAGATCGGCGAGCCGCCCCTCATCGTCGTCCTCGACTCGGTCACCGACCCGCGCAACCTCGGTGCGGTCGTCCGCAGCGCGGCCGGCTTCGGCGCCCACGGCGTCGTGGTCGCGGAGCGCCGTGCCGCCGGCATGACCGCGTCGGCGTGGAAGACCAGCGCCGGCGCGGCCGCGCGGCTCCCTGTCGCCCAGACCGTCAACATCGTCCGGCAGCTCAAGGCCTACCAGGAGGCCGGCTGCATGGTGATCGGCCTGGCCGCCGACGGCGACGTGCAGCTCCCCGAGCTCGACCTCGCCGACGGACCGCTCGTGGTCGTCGTGGGCGCCGAGGGCGGCGGGCTGTCGCGGCTCGTGGCCGAGACCTGCGACCAGCTGGTGTCGATCCCGATGGCCAACTCGCTCGAGTCGCTCAACGCCGGCGTCGCCGCCTCGGTCACCCTCTACGCGATCGCTCGGGCCCGGGCCTGA
- a CDS encoding C39 family peptidase has protein sequence MSPRLIRTLLPGLALALAAPLLATTPAEAAPPRRKITYAEWRSSDLAAGTLAGAALRKGQVRITDPVATRTYGGDTYQVGRWTSPWSTPGFSLTELIASWQASTPGNSWIEIEVRGRRADGTRSSWDVLGRWAAGDGHVDRGTVNGQSDDLGSVATDTWRTSGVASWQLRVNLMKAGARSPGLRAVGAMASRLPDVNGVATSAPGRAARGVVLDVPSYSQMVHSGHYPRWGGGGQAWCSPTSTSMVLGHYGALPRPRTYRWVPDDHPQPWVDLAARRTFDHAYDGTGNWPFNTAYAAERTGGPAFVTRLKSLRQAERFIVRGIPLVASISFSAGELDGAPISSTNGHLLVIVGFRQNGDVVVNDPAAKTNAGVRRTYDRGQFEDVWLPTSGGLVYVITDAEHPLPGGKSPNW, from the coding sequence GTGTCCCCTCGACTGATCCGCACCCTGCTGCCCGGTCTCGCCCTCGCGCTGGCCGCGCCGCTGCTCGCCACGACCCCCGCCGAGGCGGCGCCGCCGCGGCGCAAGATCACCTACGCGGAGTGGCGCAGCAGCGACCTCGCCGCCGGCACCCTCGCGGGTGCGGCGCTCCGCAAGGGCCAGGTCCGCATCACCGACCCGGTCGCCACCCGGACCTACGGCGGCGACACCTACCAGGTCGGTCGGTGGACCTCCCCGTGGTCGACCCCCGGCTTCTCGCTCACCGAGCTGATCGCCTCCTGGCAGGCCAGCACCCCGGGCAACTCCTGGATCGAGATCGAGGTGCGCGGCCGACGTGCCGACGGCACGCGCTCCTCGTGGGACGTCCTGGGCCGGTGGGCCGCCGGTGACGGTCACGTCGACCGCGGCACGGTCAACGGCCAGTCCGACGACCTCGGCAGCGTGGCGACCGACACCTGGCGAACGTCCGGGGTCGCGTCCTGGCAGCTGCGGGTCAACCTGATGAAGGCCGGCGCCAGGTCGCCCGGGCTGCGGGCCGTCGGTGCGATGGCCTCACGGCTCCCCGACGTCAACGGCGTGGCGACCTCGGCTCCGGGGCGCGCCGCCCGTGGCGTCGTCCTCGACGTGCCCTCGTACTCCCAGATGGTCCACAGCGGCCACTACCCCCGCTGGGGTGGCGGCGGGCAGGCGTGGTGCTCGCCGACCTCCACGTCGATGGTGCTCGGCCACTACGGCGCGCTCCCGCGCCCGCGGACCTACCGCTGGGTCCCCGACGACCACCCGCAGCCGTGGGTCGACCTCGCCGCGCGCCGGACCTTCGACCACGCCTACGACGGCACCGGGAACTGGCCCTTCAACACGGCGTACGCCGCGGAGCGCACGGGTGGTCCCGCCTTCGTCACGCGCCTGAAGAGCCTGCGCCAGGCCGAGCGGTTCATCGTCAGGGGGATCCCGCTCGTGGCGTCGATCTCCTTCAGCGCGGGGGAGCTCGACGGGGCGCCGATCTCCTCGACCAACGGCCACCTGCTGGTGATCGTCGGCTTCCGCCAGAACGGCGACGTCGTGGTCAACGACCCGGCTGCGAAGACCAACGCGGGCGTCCGCCGGACCTACGACCGCGGCCAGTTCGAGGACGTCTGGCTGCCGACGTCCGGCGGGCTGGTCTACGTGATCACCGACGCCGAGCACCCGCTGCCCGGGGGCAAGTCCCCCAACTGGTGA
- the malQ gene encoding 4-alpha-glucanotransferase, with product MTHLDDWPALAELADRYGVSREYWDWQGRHVPVPVPTVQAVLGALGVEATTEESVHAALADLDEGPWRRMVPVVTVARAGRPVDVLAHVPHGDLLQVEVRTEEGDLVAATQVTHDVEPRQVGGVLTGEARFALPADLPTGYHTVLGRSGGRTQEGLLVVAPDRLELPDALAGQVWGLMTQLYSVRSRQSWGIGDFGDLAGLARWGADLGADFVLVNPLHAAEPVPPVEDSPYLPTSRRFLNPIYVRVADLPEVADLDEAARARIDAYAADLTTDAALLDRQSAYAAKLAALDLVHDVARSPEREAAFAAFREEEGEGLRQFAVWCALAEHYAGQEWPADLQDPAADEVAELARTLADRVDFFTWLQWVSDQQLADAQAAARGAGMSIGLITDLAVGVHPSGAEVWTLGPALARGVSVGAPPDAFNQIGQNWSQPPWRPDVLAELGYAPYRAVLRAALRHAGGLRIDHVMGLFRLWCIPDGAAPAQGAYLRYDHEAMVSILLLEAQRAGAFVVGEDLGVVEPFVRDYLADRGVLGTSILWFEVDDGQPRPPETWRELCLATVSTHDLPPTAGYLLGEHVRLRESLGLLTRPLEEELAVSEREREVFLEELRRRGLLAADAGEQETVEALHALLSVAPSRLLGVMVSDLVGDRRTQNQPGTHREYPNWQVPLSGPDGSPLLLEDLPGSERARRLAATLDLGKP from the coding sequence GTGACCCACCTCGACGACTGGCCGGCCCTCGCCGAGCTCGCGGACCGGTACGGCGTCTCCCGGGAGTACTGGGACTGGCAGGGCCGACACGTCCCGGTGCCGGTGCCGACCGTGCAGGCGGTGCTCGGCGCGCTCGGCGTCGAGGCGACCACCGAGGAGTCGGTCCACGCCGCCCTGGCCGACCTCGACGAGGGGCCGTGGCGCCGGATGGTCCCCGTCGTCACCGTCGCCCGCGCCGGCCGGCCGGTCGACGTCCTCGCCCACGTCCCCCACGGCGACCTGCTGCAGGTCGAGGTCCGGACGGAGGAGGGCGACCTGGTCGCCGCCACCCAGGTCACCCACGACGTCGAGCCCCGCCAGGTCGGCGGCGTGCTCACCGGCGAGGCCCGCTTCGCCCTCCCCGCCGACCTCCCGACCGGCTACCACACGGTGCTCGGCCGCAGCGGTGGCCGGACGCAGGAGGGGCTGCTGGTCGTGGCACCCGACCGTCTCGAGCTGCCCGACGCGCTCGCCGGCCAGGTGTGGGGCCTGATGACCCAGCTCTACTCCGTCCGCTCGCGGCAGTCGTGGGGCATCGGCGACTTCGGCGACCTCGCCGGGCTGGCCCGGTGGGGCGCCGACCTCGGGGCCGACTTCGTGCTGGTCAACCCGCTGCACGCGGCCGAGCCGGTGCCACCGGTCGAGGACTCGCCGTACCTCCCGACGTCGCGGCGGTTCCTCAACCCGATCTACGTCCGCGTGGCCGACCTGCCCGAGGTGGCCGATCTCGACGAGGCCGCCCGCGCGCGGATCGACGCGTACGCCGCGGACCTCACCACCGACGCCGCCCTGCTCGACCGGCAGTCGGCGTACGCCGCCAAGCTCGCCGCCCTCGACCTGGTCCACGACGTCGCCCGCTCCCCCGAGCGCGAGGCGGCCTTCGCGGCGTTCCGCGAGGAGGAGGGCGAAGGGCTGCGCCAGTTCGCGGTGTGGTGCGCCCTCGCCGAGCACTACGCCGGTCAGGAGTGGCCCGCCGACCTGCAGGACCCGGCCGCCGACGAGGTCGCCGAGCTCGCCCGGACCCTCGCGGACCGGGTCGACTTCTTCACCTGGTTGCAGTGGGTGAGCGACCAGCAGCTCGCCGACGCCCAGGCCGCCGCCCGTGGCGCCGGCATGTCGATCGGGCTGATCACCGACCTGGCGGTGGGAGTGCACCCCTCCGGAGCCGAGGTCTGGACCCTCGGCCCCGCGCTGGCCCGCGGGGTCTCCGTCGGCGCCCCGCCCGACGCCTTCAACCAGATCGGCCAGAACTGGTCGCAGCCGCCGTGGCGGCCCGACGTGCTCGCCGAGCTCGGCTATGCCCCCTACCGCGCCGTGCTGCGGGCTGCCCTGCGTCACGCGGGCGGCCTCCGGATCGACCACGTGATGGGGCTGTTCCGGCTCTGGTGCATCCCCGACGGCGCCGCGCCGGCGCAGGGCGCGTACCTCCGCTACGACCACGAGGCGATGGTCTCGATCCTGCTGCTCGAGGCCCAGCGGGCAGGCGCCTTCGTCGTCGGCGAGGACCTCGGCGTGGTGGAGCCCTTCGTGCGCGACTACCTCGCCGACCGCGGCGTGCTCGGCACCTCGATCCTGTGGTTCGAGGTCGACGACGGGCAGCCCCGCCCGCCCGAGACCTGGCGCGAGCTGTGCCTGGCGACGGTGTCGACGCACGACCTGCCCCCGACCGCGGGCTACCTGCTCGGCGAGCACGTCCGGCTGCGTGAGTCGCTCGGCCTGCTGACCCGACCCCTCGAGGAGGAGCTGGCCGTCTCCGAGCGCGAGCGGGAGGTGTTCCTCGAGGAGCTGCGCCGCCGCGGGCTGCTCGCCGCCGATGCCGGGGAGCAGGAGACGGTCGAGGCGCTCCACGCGCTGCTCTCCGTGGCGCCGTCGCGGCTGCTGGGCGTGATGGTCTCGGACCTGGTCGGCGACCGACGTACGCAGAACCAGCCCGGCACCCACCGCGAGTACCCCAACTGGCAGGTGCCGCTCTCCGGACCCGACGGCAGCCCGCTGCTGCTGGAGGACCTGCCCGGCTCCGAGCGGGCGCGCAGGCTGGCCGCGACGCTCGACCTCGGCAAGCCCTAG